The genomic region ACAGTTTCAATCGCACGGGGATTAGAAGAAGCCGGATTTGAGATCGTGACAGAAGACTGGCTTGACAGATACGACCGGGATCTGGAAGAGGCGCAGAAAACATATTTGAAAAAGTTAAAAGATATGTCAGATGAGACGGGAGAGCCATCGGTAATCCTTGGGTTCAAACATCCGTTTCAGGAACCGGAGCAGCCAATTGTCGAAGAGACAGATATCAAAGAGGCAGATGCGGCCATTTATGTGCTTGCAAGAAATTCCGGAGAGGGAAAAGACCGGCGGGCAGAAAAAGGAGATTATTATCTGAGTGACAGAGAATTGCAGAACATCCGGTTTATGACGGAAAATTATTCGAATTGTGTTGTATTATTGAATACAGGAGGCGTGATAGATCTGACAGAATTGCGGAAGATTTCCGGAGTGCAGGCAATCCTTCTGACCGGACAGACTGGAAATATGGGTGGCCATGCAGTGGCGGATGTCTTGATGGCTAAAACAGTTCCGTCAGGAAAATTAACAGATACATGGGCAAGATCTTATGATGACTATCCGTCATCGAGAACTTTCAGTTACCGCGATGACAATCTGGATGATGAATACTATAGTGACGGGATTTATGTCGGATATCGTTATTTTGATACATTTGGAATCATGCCGTTGTATTGCTTTGGGTATGGAAAAGGATACACGGATTTCTCATTGGTGACCAAAGAAGTGACCGCAGATGAAAAGCTGGTAAAGGTAGAAGTGGAAGTGACGAATATCGGTAAGGTATATCCGGGAAGAGAAGTCGTACAAGTTTATTATTCGGCACCGGATGGAGTTATGGAAAAACCAACACAGGAGCTTGCAGGATTTGCCAAGACAAAGCTTCTCATGCCGGGAGAAAAAGAAGTGGTAACAGTTACATTTGCGACAGAAGATATGGCATCTTATGACAGTTATGATGCAGCATGGGTTATGGAGGAAGGCGAGTATACGATTCGTGTGGGGAACAGTTCACGTACAACGGAAGTAGCCGCGATCATAGATCTGGATGAAACAGTTCAGACGGTTCTTTTAAAGAATGTGATGAAGGATAAGGAATTTGTAAAAGAGATTCACCATATGGTCCCAATCTTTGACCTGGAACTGGATGACACACCATTTATGCGCCCGATATTGATCTATGCGGAAAACTTTAAGAAAAAGATCATGGAATATGAAGTGATACGTACTACGCTGGAAGATAAAAGACCAGACGAGATATTAACACTGGAGGATGTGAAGAAGGGGGCAGCATCACTCGAAGAATTGGTTGCACAGCTTACGGTAGAAGAGATGGCTGATCTTTGTGTCGGAACCGAACGACTGGAAGAAGGCGGCAATGTAATCGGGTCATCTTCTGCATGTGTGCCGGGAGCAGCAGGGGATACGACGTCGGCACTGATCGAGAAGCGGAAAATCCCGAATCTGATCCTTGCAGATGGACCGGCAGGATTACGGTTACAGACACATTTTAAAACGGATAAAGAAGGCAATAAATTACCGGGTGGGGAACAGTTCGGAATGGAAATTGCACCGTTTGCGAAAGAGCAGCCGGAAGGAGCGCAGGATTATTACCAGTACTGTACGGCAATCCCGATTGCGACGACACTTGCGCAGTCATGGGATGTGGATCTTATCAAGAGAATGGGTGAGATTGTCGGAGAAGAGATGGAACAGTTTCATATTCACCTGTGGCTGGCACCGGGCATGAATATTCACAGAAATCCATTGTGTGGAAGAAACTTTGAATATTATTCGGAAGATCCACTGCTTACCGGACTGTGTGCGGCAGCCGATACAAAGGGTGTACAGTCTTACAAAGGACATGGAACGACGATCAAGCATTTTGCGGCAAATAATCAGGAAGACAACCGTATGTTCACGAACGCACATATCAGCGAACGTGCATTAAGAGAAATCTATCTGAAAGGATTCGAAATTGTGGTGAAGACAGCACAGCCATATGCGATCATGACATCGTATAATCTGATCAATGGAACGCATGCCGCCAATCATTATGACATGCTTCAGAATGTAGCGCGTGATGAATGGGGATTTGAAGGCTTTATTATGACAGACTGGTATACGTCTCAGGATACGACGGCACTTGGAATGGTATCAGAAAGCGGGAAATACAGCTATTCCGATGGTGTACAGTGCATTAAGGCAGGAAATGATCTTCAGATGCCAGGGTGCAGGAAAAATGTAGAGGATATTGTAGACGGCGTAAAAAATGGAAGGATTACCAAAGCGGATCTTCAGAGATGTGCAAAACATATCCTTGGAATTGCGTTAAAAACAATATAAACGAAAAAGAATAAAGTGATTAACAGGCAGACAATATATTATAAGTAGTCTGCCTGTTTGCGTTGATGTGCATTCGAAAGAAGTGGTAATCAGAAGGTTTTTTACATTTTCTAAAAAATATCTAAACAGTGTTGACAAAAATATGTGAGAGTGCTATCTTAATAGTCGAAAGGTGTTAGCACTCAGATAAAAAGAGTGCTAATAACCAGAAACCGAAAGGAGGAGGTACCGGTGATAAATCATGAAGAGATGAGTGAAAGAAAACTGAAAATACTTCATGCAATCATCCAGAATTATCTGGAGACAGGTGAACCGGTTGGTTCCAGAACGATTTCCAAGTACACGGATCTGAATCTTAGTTCAGCAACGATCCGTAATGAGATGGCAGATCTGGAAGAGATGGGATATATCATCCAGCCTCATACGTCGGCAGGACGTATTCCTTCGGATAAAGGATACAGGCTCTATGTAGATATGCTGATGGAGGAGAAAGAGCAGGAGCTGAATGAGATGCAGGATCAGATGCTTGACAAAGCAGATAAGATGGATCAGCTTTTGAAACAGGCAGCAAAGGTTCTTGCAACGAATACCAACTATGCAACGATGGTTTCGACTCCGATGAACAATTCAAACAAGATTAAGTTCATCCAGTTATCTATGGTAGATGAGGAACAGGTGATCGCAGTCATCGTACTGGGAGGCAATGTGATCAAGAATAAGATCATTAACATTGATGAGCCGATCAGCAATGAGAATCTGTTAAAGCTGAATATGCTGCTGAATACAACACTCAACGGCATGTCGATTGAAGAAATCAACCTGGGATTGATCGCCAGATTAAAGGAGCAGGCAGGAATCCACAGTCAGGTAGTCGGATATGTACTGGATGCAGTTGCAGATGCGATTCATGTAGATGATGATATGCAGATCTACACAAGCGGTGCGACGAACATTTTTAAATATCCGGAGCTGAGTGATAACCAGAGCGCACAGGAAATCATCAGTGCATTTGAAGAAAAACAGCAGTTATCCGAACTGGTTACACAGACCCTGGCACAGGATGAGAATACCGGCATTCAGGTATATATCGGAGATGAGACTCCGGTACAGACTATGAGAGACTGCAGTGTCGTAACTGCAACCTACGAACTGGGTGATGGTATGAAGGGAACGATAGGAATTATCGGACCGAAACGTATGGATTATGAACATGTTTTAAAATCTATGAAACGTCTCCAGACAGAACTGGATCAGATGTTCCATAAGAATGATAGAAAGGTGGAATAACCCTTGGAAAATAAGCAGGAAAAAAGCCAGGAAGATATGGTAAAAGAAGCTGTAGAAGAGGCAAAAAAATCCGCTGCTGAAGCAAAAGAAGCAGAGACAGATACAGACGAGACAACAGAAACTTCTGAAAAAGTGGAAAACGAAGAAGCCGAAGAGACAGCGAAAGATACAGAAAAGAAATCTGGCAAAAAATTATTTGGCAAGAAAAAAGATAAAAAAGACGAGAAGATCGAAGAGCTTACAGATAAGCTTACCCGTCAGATGGCAGAGTTTGATAACTTCCGCAAACGTACAGAAAAGGAAAAATCCCAGATGTACGAAGTTGGAGCGAAAGATATCATAGAGAAGATTCTTCCAGTTGTAGACAACTTTGAAAGAGGTCTGGATGCAGTGAAGGAAGAAGACAAAGAAGATCCGTTCGTTCAGGGAATGGAGAAGGTGTATAAACATCTGCTTACCACTCTGGAAGGAATCGAGGTTAAGCCTATTGAAGCAGTAGGCCAGCCGTTTGATCCGAATTTCCACAACGCAGTGATGCATGTGGAAGATGAAAACTTCGGTGAGAATATTGTTGCCGAGGAATTTCAGAAGGGCTACACATACCGTGATTCAGTTGTAAGACACAGCATGGTAAAAGTAGCAAATTAGAAACAAGAACATTCACAATTATCAGAATAAAAAATCATACAGGAGGAAATTTATCATGGGTAAAATTATAGGTATTGATTTAGGAACAACAAACAGCTGTGTAGCCGTAATGGAAGGTGGACAGCCAACAGTTATCGCCAACACAGAAGGCGCAAGAACAACACCATCTGTAGTAGCATTTACAAAGACAGGTGAGCGTCTTGTCGGAGAACCTGCAAAACGTCAGGCAGTAACAAACGCAGAGAGAACAATCTCTTCTATCAAGAGAGAGATGGGAACCGACTACAAGGTAACAATTGAAGATAAGAAATATTCTCCACAGGAGATCTCAGCAATGATCCTTCAGAAACTGAAAGCAGATGCAGAAGGATATCTTGGAGAAAAAGTAACAGAGGCTGTTATCACAGTACCTGCTTACTTCAACGATGCTCAGCGTCAGGCAACAAAAGATGCAGGTAAGATTGCAGGACTTGATGTAAAACGTATCATCAACGAGCCAACAGCAGCAGCTCTTGCATATGGTCTTGACAATGAAAAAGAACAGAAGATCATGGTATATGACCTTGGTGGTGGTACATTCGACGTATCTGTTATCGAGATCGGTGACGGAGTTATCGAAGTATTATCTACAGCCGGTAACAACAGACTTGGTGGAGATGACTTCGACCAGAAGATTACAGACTACATGATCGCTGAATTTAAGAAACAGGAAGGTGTTGACTTATCTGCAGATAAGATGGCACTTCAGAGATTAAAAGAAGCAGCTGAGAAAGCTAAAAAAGAACTTTCTTCAGCAACAACAACAAACATCAACCTTCCATTCATCACAGCTACAGCAGAAGGTCCAAAACATTTCGATATGAACCTTACAAGAGCTAAATTTGATGAACTGACACATGATCTTGTACTGAAGACATCTGAGCCGGTACAGAGAGCATTATCAGATGCTGGTATCACAGCTTCTGAACTTGGTCAGGTACTGTTAGTTGGTGGATCTACACGTATCCCTGCAGTACAGGAAGAAGTAAAACGTCTGACAGGTAAAGAGCCAAGCAAATCTCTGAACCCGGATGAGTGTGTAGCACTTGGAGCATCTGTTCAGGGTGGTAAACTTGCAGGAGATACAGGCGCCGGCGACATCCTTCTTCTGGATGTAACTCCGCTGTCACTGTCTATCGAGACAATGGGTGGTGTAGCTACTCGTCTGATCGAGAGAAATACAACAATTCCTACAAAGAAGAGCCAGATCTTCTCTACAGCTGCTGATAACCAGACAGCCGTTGATATCAACGTAGTACAGGGAGAAAGACAGTTCGCAAGAGATAACAAATCCCTCGGACAGTTCAGACTGGACGGAATCGCACCAGCTCCACGTGGAATCCCACAGATCGAAGTTACATTCGATATCGATGCAAATGGTATCGTAAATGTATCTGCAAAAGACCTTGGAACTGGAAAAGAACAGCACATCACAATTACAGCAGGATCTAACATGTCTGATGAAGATATCGACAAAGCTGTAAAAGAAGCTGCTGAATTCGAAGCTCAGGACAAGAAACGTAAAGAAGGAATCGATGCTAAGAACGAAGCTGACGCTATGGTATTCCAGACAGAGAAAGCTCTGCAGGAAGTTGGCGACAAGCTTGACGGTGCAGACAAAGCAGCAGTAGAAGCTGACTGCAAAGCTCTGAAAGAATTACTTGAAAAAGCAAATACAGATACTCTTACAGATGAGCAGGTTGCAGAGATCAAAGCAGGTAAAGAAAAACTGACAGAGAGTGCTCAGAAGCTCTTCACAAAGATGTATGAGCAGGCTGGCGCAGCAGCAGGAGCTCAGGGAGCTGGTCCTCAGCCAGGAGCTAATGCAGGAGCAGGCCCGGCACCAGAAGGATTCCAGGGCGACGATGTCGTAGACGGAGATTACAAAGAAGTCTAAGAACATTAAGTGAGGAATAGGAAATGGCAGAGTCAAAAAGAGATTACTATGAGGTGCTTGGGGTCAGTAAAGATGCTGACGAAGCAACTTTGAAAAAAGCATACAGACAGGTTGCCAAGAAGTATCACCCGGATATGAATCCGGGTGATGCTGAAGCTGAAAAGAAGTTCAAAGAAGCTTCTGAGGCGTATGCAGTCTTGAGTGATCCGGAAAAACGCCGTCAGTATGATCAGTTTGGTCATGCTGCTTTTGACGGAAGTGCGGGAGCAGGCGGCGGATATGGCGGATTCGACTTTAACGGTGCTGATTTTGGCGACATTTTCGGAGATATCTTCGGAGATCTGTTCGGCGGCGGGCGCAGAGGCGGTCGTGCGAACCAGGGACCGATGAAAGGTATGAATATCCGTAAGAGTGTCAGAATCACATTCGAAGAGGCTGTATTCGGATGCGAGAAAGAATTGGACGTTGTATTAAAAGACCCATGTCCGAAATGTAACGGAACAGGTGCCAAACCGGGAACATCTCCGGAGACTTGTCCGAAATGTGGCGGTAAAGGTCAGGTAGTATATACACAGCAGTCATTCTTTGGAACGGTACAGAATGTACAGACCTGTCCGGATTGCCAGGGAACTGGTAAGATTATTAAGGAAAAATGTCCGGATTGCGGCGGAACAGGCTATGTAGCCAGCAAGAAGAAGATATCCGTATCGATTCCTGCAGGTATTGATAATGGCCAGAGTGTCAGAATCCGTGAAAAAGGTGAGCCGGGTGTAAACGGCGGACCAAGAGGAGATCTTCTGGTGGAGGTTGTGGTATCAAGACATCCAATCTTCCAGCGTCAGGATATGCACATCTTCTCAACGGTACCGATTACATTTGCACAGGCAGCACTTGGTGCGGATATCCGTATCAAGACGGTAGATGGAGAAGTGATCTACACGGTAAAACCGGGAACCAAGACAGATACAAAAGTACGTCTGAAAGGTAAAGGAGTTCCATCTCTTCGAAATGCACAGGTTCGCGGCGATCATTATGTAACACTTGTGGTCCAGACACCGGAACACTTAAGTGCCGAAGCAAAAGAAGCACTGCGTAAATTCGATGAGCTGACCGGCAATTCCCTCGGAGCAGAGAAATCTGAAAAAGCGGAAGAGCACGAACATAAAGGCAAAAAGAAAAAAGGATTTATGGATAAATTAAAGGAGACCTTTGATGATTAATTTCATCAGAGGTTTCCTCTTTTTTACAAAAAACACTGGCATTCACCGTGGTAAAGTGATATCATATTAAATAAATTAAATTTTTAACAAACCAGGAGGACTCAAATATGTATGCATTTGATGAAATTAAAAAAGCAGACAGTGAAATTGCAGACGCCATTCAGGCCGAGATGGAGAGACAGAATTCGCATCTGGAGCTGATCGCATCGGAGAACTGGGTAAGCAAAGCAGTCATGGCAGCAATGGGAAGTCCGCTTACAAATAAATACGCAGAAGGCTATCCGGGCAAACGTTACTATGGTGGATGTCAGTGTGTGGATGTAGTGGAAGATCTTGCAAGAGAAAGAGCAAAGAAGTTATTTGGCTGTGATTATGCCAATGTACAGCCACATTCCGGAGCACAGGCAAATCTGGCAGTATTCTTTGCAATGCTGGAGCCTGGAGACAAAGTCATGGGTATGAACCTGGATCATGGCGGACATCTGACACATGGTTCTCCGGTTAATATTTCCGGTAAATATTTCAACGTCGTATCATACGGAGTGAACGACGAGGGTGTGATCGATTATGATAAGGTACGTGAGATCGCAGTAAAAGAAAAACCAAAGATGATCATTGCGGGAGCAAGTGCTTATGCAAGAATCATTGATTTCAAAAAATTCCGTGAGATCGCGGATGAAGTAGGAGCATACCTGATGGTTGATATGGCCCATATCGCAGGACTTGTTGCAGCAGGACTTCATCCAAGCCCGATCCCGTACGCAGATGTCACAACAACGACAACACATAAGACACTGCGCGGACCAAGAGGCGGTCTGATCCTCTGTAATCAGGAAGCAGCAGATAAATTCAACTTTAATAAAGCTGTATTCCCTGGAATCCAGGGAGGACCACTGGAACACGTGATCGCAGGAAAAGCGGTATGCTTCAAAGAAGCCCTGGAGCCTGAATTCGCAGAATATCAGAAACAGATCATC from Dorea longicatena harbors:
- a CDS encoding glycoside hydrolase family 3 protein, whose product is MAQIYASKTNEIQKYETEHENEVRHLAGECMVLLENDGVLPFSDKIKKIALYGTGARHTVKGGTGSGDVNVRKTVSIARGLEEAGFEIVTEDWLDRYDRDLEEAQKTYLKKLKDMSDETGEPSVILGFKHPFQEPEQPIVEETDIKEADAAIYVLARNSGEGKDRRAEKGDYYLSDRELQNIRFMTENYSNCVVLLNTGGVIDLTELRKISGVQAILLTGQTGNMGGHAVADVLMAKTVPSGKLTDTWARSYDDYPSSRTFSYRDDNLDDEYYSDGIYVGYRYFDTFGIMPLYCFGYGKGYTDFSLVTKEVTADEKLVKVEVEVTNIGKVYPGREVVQVYYSAPDGVMEKPTQELAGFAKTKLLMPGEKEVVTVTFATEDMASYDSYDAAWVMEEGEYTIRVGNSSRTTEVAAIIDLDETVQTVLLKNVMKDKEFVKEIHHMVPIFDLELDDTPFMRPILIYAENFKKKIMEYEVIRTTLEDKRPDEILTLEDVKKGAASLEELVAQLTVEEMADLCVGTERLEEGGNVIGSSSACVPGAAGDTTSALIEKRKIPNLILADGPAGLRLQTHFKTDKEGNKLPGGEQFGMEIAPFAKEQPEGAQDYYQYCTAIPIATTLAQSWDVDLIKRMGEIVGEEMEQFHIHLWLAPGMNIHRNPLCGRNFEYYSEDPLLTGLCAAADTKGVQSYKGHGTTIKHFAANNQEDNRMFTNAHISERALREIYLKGFEIVVKTAQPYAIMTSYNLINGTHAANHYDMLQNVARDEWGFEGFIMTDWYTSQDTTALGMVSESGKYSYSDGVQCIKAGNDLQMPGCRKNVEDIVDGVKNGRITKADLQRCAKHILGIALKTI
- the hrcA gene encoding heat-inducible transcriptional repressor HrcA, coding for MSERKLKILHAIIQNYLETGEPVGSRTISKYTDLNLSSATIRNEMADLEEMGYIIQPHTSAGRIPSDKGYRLYVDMLMEEKEQELNEMQDQMLDKADKMDQLLKQAAKVLATNTNYATMVSTPMNNSNKIKFIQLSMVDEEQVIAVIVLGGNVIKNKIINIDEPISNENLLKLNMLLNTTLNGMSIEEINLGLIARLKEQAGIHSQVVGYVLDAVADAIHVDDDMQIYTSGATNIFKYPELSDNQSAQEIISAFEEKQQLSELVTQTLAQDENTGIQVYIGDETPVQTMRDCSVVTATYELGDGMKGTIGIIGPKRMDYEHVLKSMKRLQTELDQMFHKNDRKVE
- the grpE gene encoding nucleotide exchange factor GrpE — translated: MVKEAVEEAKKSAAEAKEAETDTDETTETSEKVENEEAEETAKDTEKKSGKKLFGKKKDKKDEKIEELTDKLTRQMAEFDNFRKRTEKEKSQMYEVGAKDIIEKILPVVDNFERGLDAVKEEDKEDPFVQGMEKVYKHLLTTLEGIEVKPIEAVGQPFDPNFHNAVMHVEDENFGENIVAEEFQKGYTYRDSVVRHSMVKVAN
- the dnaK gene encoding molecular chaperone DnaK, which codes for MGKIIGIDLGTTNSCVAVMEGGQPTVIANTEGARTTPSVVAFTKTGERLVGEPAKRQAVTNAERTISSIKREMGTDYKVTIEDKKYSPQEISAMILQKLKADAEGYLGEKVTEAVITVPAYFNDAQRQATKDAGKIAGLDVKRIINEPTAAALAYGLDNEKEQKIMVYDLGGGTFDVSVIEIGDGVIEVLSTAGNNRLGGDDFDQKITDYMIAEFKKQEGVDLSADKMALQRLKEAAEKAKKELSSATTTNINLPFITATAEGPKHFDMNLTRAKFDELTHDLVLKTSEPVQRALSDAGITASELGQVLLVGGSTRIPAVQEEVKRLTGKEPSKSLNPDECVALGASVQGGKLAGDTGAGDILLLDVTPLSLSIETMGGVATRLIERNTTIPTKKSQIFSTAADNQTAVDINVVQGERQFARDNKSLGQFRLDGIAPAPRGIPQIEVTFDIDANGIVNVSAKDLGTGKEQHITITAGSNMSDEDIDKAVKEAAEFEAQDKKRKEGIDAKNEADAMVFQTEKALQEVGDKLDGADKAAVEADCKALKELLEKANTDTLTDEQVAEIKAGKEKLTESAQKLFTKMYEQAGAAAGAQGAGPQPGANAGAGPAPEGFQGDDVVDGDYKEV
- the dnaJ gene encoding molecular chaperone DnaJ is translated as MAESKRDYYEVLGVSKDADEATLKKAYRQVAKKYHPDMNPGDAEAEKKFKEASEAYAVLSDPEKRRQYDQFGHAAFDGSAGAGGGYGGFDFNGADFGDIFGDIFGDLFGGGRRGGRANQGPMKGMNIRKSVRITFEEAVFGCEKELDVVLKDPCPKCNGTGAKPGTSPETCPKCGGKGQVVYTQQSFFGTVQNVQTCPDCQGTGKIIKEKCPDCGGTGYVASKKKISVSIPAGIDNGQSVRIREKGEPGVNGGPRGDLLVEVVVSRHPIFQRQDMHIFSTVPITFAQAALGADIRIKTVDGEVIYTVKPGTKTDTKVRLKGKGVPSLRNAQVRGDHYVTLVVQTPEHLSAEAKEALRKFDELTGNSLGAEKSEKAEEHEHKGKKKKGFMDKLKETFDD
- the glyA gene encoding serine hydroxymethyltransferase: MYAFDEIKKADSEIADAIQAEMERQNSHLELIASENWVSKAVMAAMGSPLTNKYAEGYPGKRYYGGCQCVDVVEDLARERAKKLFGCDYANVQPHSGAQANLAVFFAMLEPGDKVMGMNLDHGGHLTHGSPVNISGKYFNVVSYGVNDEGVIDYDKVREIAVKEKPKMIIAGASAYARIIDFKKFREIADEVGAYLMVDMAHIAGLVAAGLHPSPIPYADVTTTTTHKTLRGPRGGLILCNQEAADKFNFNKAVFPGIQGGPLEHVIAGKAVCFKEALEPEFAEYQKQIIKNAQALSKGLMDRGVKIVSGGTDNHLMLIDLRGEDVTGKELEKRLDAAHITCNKNTVPNDPRSPFVTSGVRLGTPAVTTRGLKEDDMDMIAECIALVLQSEDNIEKVKGMVAELTAKYPLDM